The Chitinophagales bacterium genomic sequence CCCTTTAAATATGAAAATCAATACGCTTGTTTTATCAGTAATACTGCTTTTCACAGGAAGTGTTTTTCAGGCCTGTAATAAAGATGATGACAGTGGGGGCGGCAGCTGGTTTAATGTTTTTAGTATAGAAGACGATAAGGAAATTGGCGCACAGTTGGATGCCGAAATTCGCAGCAAACCACAGGAATATCCTATACTCAATGAAAATGATCACCAGCCGGCATATCAATACATCAAGGATCTGCGTGATGAAATTTTAATTTCGGAAAATGTAGCGTACAGAAATGAATTTGAATGGAAAGTAACCATTATTAATGATGATGTATTGAATGCATTTGTAGCTCCGGGCGGCTACATTTATGTTTATACCGGGTTGATCAAATACCTCGACTCAAAAGATGAACTGGCAGGTGTTTTAGGTCATGAAATTGCCCATGCAGATCTACGGCATTCAACAGAAGCACTGACCAAACAAACCAGTATTTCACTTGTAGCAGAAGTTTTATTGGGCGAAAATCAAGGTGCAATAACTGAATTGGCCCAGGGTTTGCTAGCGCTAAAATTTAGTCGGAGTAATGAAAGCGAAGCAGATGAATTCAGTGTGGTTTATTTGTGTGAAACCAAATACAATGCATCAGGAGCAGCTGGTTTTTTTGAAAAATTAGATGCCGAGGGAGGACAACGTCCCCTGGAGTTTTTAAGCACACATCCCAACCCGGACAACAGGGTTGTTGCGATTAATGACAAAGAAACTGAATTGGGTTGCTCTGGAGATGTTACGATTTCAGATTATGATGACCTGAAAAACAGTTTGCCTTAATCACACTGACTTATTGCGAATCTTCAACTTGGCAAATTTGAGCATCACTTTCTTTTGTCCCAAACCATTGAAGTGAATCGTAGCAATTTTATTGGGTCCATTGCCCTCTACATTCAATACTTTTCCAAAGCCGAATTTCATATGCTCTACTTCCATACCGCTCTGTAACTCTGCAGTATCATCGGGCTTAAAGTCACTGGAAGCTTGGTGTTTTGGTTTGGGAGGAGGCGCAGCTTGAGGCTTCACCACATGCCTTTTTTCACGACTGCCGCTCTCAAAACTCCCCCAGGGATTTCTTATATCGCGTGGAATACCGGTGCTCACCTCAGGTCTTCTGCCAATTGATTCTGTCAATTCAATTGGAATATCTTCCAAAAAACGGCTGGGTTCCTGATATTGCAAATCGCCAAAGCGATAGCGGGTAGTGGCATAGGACAGGCTAAGTCGTTGCTTGGCACGAGTGGCTGCCACATAAAATAACCTGCGCTCTTCCTCCAGTTCTTCGCGCGAATTCATAGCCATTTGCGATGGAAAAAGGTTTTCTTCCATGCCTACTACAAATACATTCTCAAACTCAAGACCTTTGGCAGCGTGAATGGTCATCAGTTTCACACGCTCTTCATCACCTTCTTTTTCATCCTGATCAGTAAGCAGACTAACGTTTTGTAAATAGGCACCCAGTCCACGGTCAGACGGTAAATCTTCGTCCTGAACTACCTCATCCTGCTCAGCAAATTCTTTTATGCCATTGAGCAATTCCTGTATGTTTTCAAATCGGCTAAGCCCCTCTACGGTTTTGTCAGATCCCAATTCCTGCAGCAATTTAGTGGATTTTGCAATGTGCATAGCAAGTTCAAAAGCATCTTTGTCTTTTAACATTGTCTGGAAGCTCTTGATCATGTTTACAAAGTCGCTGATTTGATTTACAACGCGTGAACTCAACGGGTAGATCTGAATGTTTTCAATCACTTGCCAAATGCTTCTACCGTGCTCATTGGCAATTACGGTTAATTTTTCAACAGTTGTTTGTCCAATTCCACGTTTGGGATAATTGATCACCCTTCTCAGCGATTCCTCATCTTTAGGGTTGACAACAAGTTTAAGATAGGCCACAAGGTCTTTCACTTCTTTGCGCTGATAAAAAGAAAGTCCTCCGTAAATTTTATAAGGGATATTCAATCGCCTTAAACCTTCTTCAAAAGACCGCGACTGTGCATTGGTGCGGTAGAGAATGGCAAATTCACTTGCGGGAATTCGCTCATGGGTTCTGAGGTCTTGAATTTCTGCTGATATCTGTCTGCCTTCTTCACTATCAGAAACTGTAGCTCTTATTTTTATGCGGTCACCATCTTGGTTTTCAGTCCATATGGTTTTGGGCAGTTGATTTTTGTTTTTGGAAATTATTTCATTGGCAGCTTTTACGATTTGCTGGCTAGAGCGGTAGTTTTGCTCCAGTTTAAAGACTTTCAAATCCGGATAGTCGCGCTCAAAATTCAGGATGTTTTGAATATTGGCCCCCCTGAAAGAATAAATGCTTTGCGCATCATCTCCCACGACACAGATATTTTGAAAGCGATCTGCCAAAGTTTTGGTAATAAGGTATTGTGCAAAATTGGTATCCTGATACTCATCAATTAGTATGTAGCGAAACTTGTCCTGGTATTTGAGCAAAATATCCGGGTACTTGTTGATCAGTTCATAGGTTTTCATCAGCAAATCGTCAAAATCCATTGCGCCCGACTGAAAACATCTTTGCGCATAGATTTCATAGATTTTGCCGATTTTCGGCCTTCCATTGGATTCGTCTTCTGATGTGAGATCGGGGTTAGACTGGTATGCCTGAGGGCCAATTAAACTATTTTTTGCATTGGAAATGCGAAACTGCACAATATTTGCTTTGTACAGTTTATCATTTAGACCTTGTTCTTTTACAATATTTTTGATCAGGTTTCTGCTGTCTTGTGTATCGTAAATCGAAAAATTGGAAGGATAGCCAATGCGATCTGATTCTACACGCAGTATTCTTGCAAAAACGGAGTGAAAAGTTCCCATCCAGATATTCCTTGCTTCCATGCCCTTGATCTGCTCAATGCGCTCGCGCATTTCACGTGCAGCTTTATTGGTGAAGGTCAGTGAAAGAATATTAAAAGGGTCGATGCCTTGTTCTATCAAATGTGCAATTCTATAGGTGAGCACCCGGGTTTTCCCTGATCCCGGGCCAGCAATAATCATCAGCGGGCCTTCAATATGCTTTACAGCTTTTCTTTGCGATTCATTTAGTTCTTTGAGATAATCCATTGTTCAAAATTAAGGGATTTATATGGTAGCACCACAGCATTAACATATAAAGCTGTTTCTAAAAATCATGATTTTGGTACTCTGTAAATTTCCGATTTTCACCAATTCCCAACAGCTATTGCGGCACTTTTATAAAACTCTAAAAGTAGTATATTTGCCGTTCGTGAACTAAATATTAACAAAGCCAAACCTAGCCTATGAACTGCTTATTAAATTCGAGTAAATATTTTTTCATTTTGCTAGCCAGCACTCTTTTAATAGGGTGTTCAGGTGAAAGTGAAAATGCTTCTGATTCAGGCGAAGCGGTAGATGCATCAGCAGAATTCAGCAAAGAATACACCGTTACTTCCAGAGAGCTTTCAGATCCCGAATCCATCAATCTTTTGACCGGCCAGGGCGAATCCACAACCTACTTGGGCTACTACATTATGCCCAGCCTTACTGGAGTAGATTTTAAAACTTTGAAAGTAGTTCCTTATTTGGCTAAAGCACTGCCCGAAGTTGAGGAAAAAGAAGACGGAAGAATTCATATTACCTACGAAATAAGAGAAGAAGCAGTTTGGGACAATGGCGAACCCGTTACAGCAGAAGATGTGGCATTTGGATTGAAGGTCATTAAAAACCCAAGAGTGGATTGCGAAAGAATTCGCCCCTATTTTGAATTTATAGAGGATGTGAAATTTTATCCTGAAAATCCCAAGAAGTTTACCATCATTGGTGATGAAGCCTATATGTTGGCAGAACAGACTTCTGGTGGAATTTATATGTTTCCTCCATACATCTACGATCCGGATGGATTAATGGAAAAATTTACGGTGAAGCAATTGGCCAGAAATGCAGAGGAACTAAGGGATGATCCGGATATCAAAGCATTTGCCGATCTATTCAATTCGGAAAAATTCGCCAGAGAAGTAGTGGCAGGCTGTGGCCCTTATGAGCTTGATAAATGGGAAACCAACCAACGCCTGGTACTTAAAAGAAAAGAAAACTGGTGGGGAGATCAACTAAAAGGATTGCACTCTTTCTTTGACTACCCAAGGCCAGAGAAAATCATTTTTGAAACCATTAATGACGATGCTACGGCCATTACTGCTTTGAAAAGCCAAAAAGTGGATGTAATGCGCAGTATAGACCCCAAGGTATTTGTAAAGGATTTGCCAAAATCCGAGAAATACAACAAGTATTTCGATTCGCATACGCCAAACTTCATGGCATACGAATACATTGGCATGCACATGAAAAACCCAAAATTTGAAAGCGTAAAAACCAGAAAGGCATTGGCCTATTTGACTGATGTTCAAAAAATGCTCAAAACCATATTTTACGGTCTTGGGGAGAGAACCATCGGATTCATCCACCCATCACATGAAGATTTTTACAACGATACCATTACCCCCTATGAATTTAATGTGGATAAAGCTCAAAAATTATTGGCAGAAGATGGCTGGGAAGATACAGATGGTGATGGCGTGCTGGATAAAATGATCAACGGTACTAGAACCAATTTCACCATTCAATTGAATTACAACAATGGAAATCCGAGAAGGGAAAAAATCGCTTTGATTTTTCAGGAGCAGGCCAGAAAAGTGGGTATCAATGTAGATGTTCGTCCATTGGAATGGTCCGTATTTTTGGAGCGCACCAAAAAGCACGAATTTGAAATGTATATTGGTGGCTGGGTAAGCTCTATTTTAGAAAGCGATCCCAAGCAAATTTGGCATACAGATTCTTACAATGATGGTTCAAACTATGTAGGATTTGGAGATGCCGAAACCGACCAAATGATTGAAGATTTGAGAAGTGAGTTGGACAAAGAAAAACGCGCCAAAATTTACAAGCAATTGCAAGTGGTTTTGCATGAAGAAGTTCCTTATATCTTTTTGTACATTACCAAGCAAAGAATTGCCATTCACAAAAGGTTTGAAAATGCATACGGAACACCACAGCGCCCAGGTTATTGGAGAGGTGGTTTCAGATTGGCAAGTGAAGTAACTCAATAAGATCCAAGCCTAAGCATGTTAAAGTATATTGTAAAAAGGATATTGATATTTATCCCCACGCTGATAGCCATATCGCTACTCACCTTTATGATTAGTGTGTATGCACCCGGAGACCCTGTTTCATTAATGCTGAACGAGTCGGGTGGTGATGGACAATTGGCCGATAAACTTTCGGGTGAAAAGGCATACCAAGACATGCGCAGAAAGCTGGGTTTGAATTTGCCTGTTTTTTATTTTGCGTTGGGCAGTTCTGCCAGTTCCGATACTCTTTACCGCATTCCCAAAAGATTTCACAGAGAGACGCTGGACAATCTAGTGAGCCTGTATGGAAATTGGGAGCAAATCATCAATTACTACCACACTATCCAAGATTTGGAATTGGATGTATTTGCCACTACAAAGGATACCGTAGCGCAAGATGTAATTTACCTTAAAGAAAGGCTCAACAATTTATACCTGAATTACAAACCCGATGAAGTAGAACGCTATGTAAGCGAAATTTATACAAGGGTAACGAGCAAGCCGGAATTGGCACATTTAGAGGCAAAAGCCACCACACTGAAAAACAGCTACAATGCGGTGGTAAATGAAGCTACACCTTATAAAAATTATATCCCTGCATTTCGGATTTATCCTAAAAACCAGTACCACCGCTGGTTGTTTGGCGATGGCCATTGGCTGACTGGAAAAGGAGCTGAAAATACCAAAGGTGTAATTCGAGGTGATTTTGGAATTTCCTACCAAGATAAAAGACCTATCAATACTGTTTTGGGCGAGCGCATCAAATGGACCATGTTGATTTCATTGATCTCAATCTTTTTGACCTACATAATAGCCGTTCCCATTGGGGTTTATTCGGCCGTAAATAAAGGATCGTTCATTGACAATTCCTTCACCACTGGATTGTTTATCCTTTACTCATTGCCCAGTTTCTGGGTCGCGACCTTATTGATTTTCTTTTTTGGAGGAGGCGACTATTTTTCATGGTTTCCCACTTATGGATTGGGAAACGTGCCAGAAGGAGCTTCTTTTTGGGAAGTAATAAGAGTTAGAGGTTACCACTTGATTTTGCCAGTTTTCTGTTGGACGTACGGCAGTTTTGCTTTTCTTTCCAGGCAAATGCGCGGGGGGATGCTCTCGGTTGTCGGTCAAGATTATATCCGCACGGCCTATGCCAAAGGATTGGAAAAAAGAACCGTAATCTGGAAACATGCTTTTAGAAATTCCCTATTGCCCGTGATTACTTTGTTTGCCAATGTATTCCCATTGATGATTGGAGGTTCGGTAGTATTAGAGGTAATTTTCACCATTCCCGGTATGGGAAAATGGGGATATGATGCAATTATAGCAAGGGATTACCCTGTAGTATTTGCCGTAATGATGCTTTCTGCAACATTGACCATTGTTGGCTATTTGGTTGCGGATATTTTATATGCCGCCATCGATCCCAGAATTTCATTTTCAAATAAGAAATAATGCTCCATGTTTTTCAAGCTGTTTAAAAGAAGAAAGAAAGTAGAAGAAGCAATGGATCAAGCTGCTGAAGGGCAAAGGGAAATTGTGAATAAATCGCTGGATCAAAGCTTTAAGGCTTATGTGGTGCGTCAGTTCAGGAAAAATAAACTGGCTTTGTTTTCTTTTTACTTTGCTTCCATTTTGGCATTTATCGCATTATTTGCAGATTTTATTGCCAATGAAAAACCCTTGGTGGCGCAATATGAAGATGAGATTTTCTTCCCTGTGTTACGCGATTACTCTGTATCCATGGGATTTGCCGAATGGCCTACGCAATTTCAGAATATTACCTGGAGCGAATTGGAATACGATTGGGTCGTTTGGCCTTTGATTCCTTATCTGCCACAGAATATGGACTTTATGAACAGTCAATTTGTAAGTCCGCTGGAGGAACAGGAAGTGAAGTCGCTAAGGTGGAAACACTGGATGGGCACCGATGCGCTGGGCAGGGATGTACTGTCGGGAATGATTCACGGTACGCGCATTGCCTTTTTGGTAGGGATTATTTCCATGAGCATTTCGGGCTTTATCGGCATTTTTTTGGGAGCACTGGCCGGCTATTTTGGCGATGATAGACTGAAAGTTTCCAGGGCTAAATTTTTCCTGAATATCCTATTTATCGTGCTGGGTTTTTACTACGGATTTGGAGTGAGAAGTTTGACATTAGAAGAAGCTTTCTCTACTTCCATTGGTGGCGGAGTTTTTCAAATTTTGATCAGCGTAATGATTGTTACGGTATTTATTGCTTTGGGAAATTTGCTGGCAATACCATTTTCAAAATTGCCCTGGCTCAAAGGAAAAATGGGCGTGCCAATGGATTTGATAATCACTCGAATGATTGAAATTATCGTTTCCGTTCCCAAATTGATTTTAATCATGTCTATAGTTGCCATTGTAAAACCTTCGATTTTCATTGTAATGGTAATCATCGGCTTGACTTCTTGGACAGGCATTGCCCGTTTTATTCGCGCGGAATTGCTCAAAGTGCGCAACCTTGAATTTATGGAAGCTGCTAATGCGCTGGGATTTTCAAATTTCAGAAGCCTTTTAAAACATGCCATACCCAATGCGCTTTCTCCGGTATTTATTGCCATTGCCTTTGGTATCGCTGCTGCAATTTTAATTGAATCTACGCTGTCGTTCCTTGGAATCGGGGTGTCTGCAGAAACCA encodes the following:
- a CDS encoding UvrD-helicase domain-containing protein — its product is MDYLKELNESQRKAVKHIEGPLMIIAGPGSGKTRVLTYRIAHLIEQGIDPFNILSLTFTNKAAREMRERIEQIKGMEARNIWMGTFHSVFARILRVESDRIGYPSNFSIYDTQDSRNLIKNIVKEQGLNDKLYKANIVQFRISNAKNSLIGPQAYQSNPDLTSEDESNGRPKIGKIYEIYAQRCFQSGAMDFDDLLMKTYELINKYPDILLKYQDKFRYILIDEYQDTNFAQYLITKTLADRFQNICVVGDDAQSIYSFRGANIQNILNFERDYPDLKVFKLEQNYRSSQQIVKAANEIISKNKNQLPKTIWTENQDGDRIKIRATVSDSEEGRQISAEIQDLRTHERIPASEFAILYRTNAQSRSFEEGLRRLNIPYKIYGGLSFYQRKEVKDLVAYLKLVVNPKDEESLRRVINYPKRGIGQTTVEKLTVIANEHGRSIWQVIENIQIYPLSSRVVNQISDFVNMIKSFQTMLKDKDAFELAMHIAKSTKLLQELGSDKTVEGLSRFENIQELLNGIKEFAEQDEVVQDEDLPSDRGLGAYLQNVSLLTDQDEKEGDEERVKLMTIHAAKGLEFENVFVVGMEENLFPSQMAMNSREELEEERRLFYVAATRAKQRLSLSYATTRYRFGDLQYQEPSRFLEDIPIELTESIGRRPEVSTGIPRDIRNPWGSFESGSREKRHVVKPQAAPPPKPKHQASSDFKPDDTAELQSGMEVEHMKFGFGKVLNVEGNGPNKIATIHFNGLGQKKVMLKFAKLKIRNKSV
- a CDS encoding ABC transporter substrate-binding protein, giving the protein MNCLLNSSKYFFILLASTLLIGCSGESENASDSGEAVDASAEFSKEYTVTSRELSDPESINLLTGQGESTTYLGYYIMPSLTGVDFKTLKVVPYLAKALPEVEEKEDGRIHITYEIREEAVWDNGEPVTAEDVAFGLKVIKNPRVDCERIRPYFEFIEDVKFYPENPKKFTIIGDEAYMLAEQTSGGIYMFPPYIYDPDGLMEKFTVKQLARNAEELRDDPDIKAFADLFNSEKFAREVVAGCGPYELDKWETNQRLVLKRKENWWGDQLKGLHSFFDYPRPEKIIFETINDDATAITALKSQKVDVMRSIDPKVFVKDLPKSEKYNKYFDSHTPNFMAYEYIGMHMKNPKFESVKTRKALAYLTDVQKMLKTIFYGLGERTIGFIHPSHEDFYNDTITPYEFNVDKAQKLLAEDGWEDTDGDGVLDKMINGTRTNFTIQLNYNNGNPRREKIALIFQEQARKVGINVDVRPLEWSVFLERTKKHEFEMYIGGWVSSILESDPKQIWHTDSYNDGSNYVGFGDAETDQMIEDLRSELDKEKRAKIYKQLQVVLHEEVPYIFLYITKQRIAIHKRFENAYGTPQRPGYWRGGFRLASEVTQ
- a CDS encoding M48 family metalloprotease, translated to MKINTLVLSVILLFTGSVFQACNKDDDSGGGSWFNVFSIEDDKEIGAQLDAEIRSKPQEYPILNENDHQPAYQYIKDLRDEILISENVAYRNEFEWKVTIINDDVLNAFVAPGGYIYVYTGLIKYLDSKDELAGVLGHEIAHADLRHSTEALTKQTSISLVAEVLLGENQGAITELAQGLLALKFSRSNESEADEFSVVYLCETKYNASGAAGFFEKLDAEGGQRPLEFLSTHPNPDNRVVAINDKETELGCSGDVTISDYDDLKNSLP
- a CDS encoding ABC transporter permease — its product is MLKYIVKRILIFIPTLIAISLLTFMISVYAPGDPVSLMLNESGGDGQLADKLSGEKAYQDMRRKLGLNLPVFYFALGSSASSDTLYRIPKRFHRETLDNLVSLYGNWEQIINYYHTIQDLELDVFATTKDTVAQDVIYLKERLNNLYLNYKPDEVERYVSEIYTRVTSKPELAHLEAKATTLKNSYNAVVNEATPYKNYIPAFRIYPKNQYHRWLFGDGHWLTGKGAENTKGVIRGDFGISYQDKRPINTVLGERIKWTMLISLISIFLTYIIAVPIGVYSAVNKGSFIDNSFTTGLFILYSLPSFWVATLLIFFFGGGDYFSWFPTYGLGNVPEGASFWEVIRVRGYHLILPVFCWTYGSFAFLSRQMRGGMLSVVGQDYIRTAYAKGLEKRTVIWKHAFRNSLLPVITLFANVFPLMIGGSVVLEVIFTIPGMGKWGYDAIIARDYPVVFAVMMLSATLTIVGYLVADILYAAIDPRISFSNKK
- a CDS encoding ABC transporter permease, translated to MFFKLFKRRKKVEEAMDQAAEGQREIVNKSLDQSFKAYVVRQFRKNKLALFSFYFASILAFIALFADFIANEKPLVAQYEDEIFFPVLRDYSVSMGFAEWPTQFQNITWSELEYDWVVWPLIPYLPQNMDFMNSQFVSPLEEQEVKSLRWKHWMGTDALGRDVLSGMIHGTRIAFLVGIISMSISGFIGIFLGALAGYFGDDRLKVSRAKFFLNILFIVLGFYYGFGVRSLTLEEAFSTSIGGGVFQILISVMIVTVFIALGNLLAIPFSKLPWLKGKMGVPMDLIITRMIEIIVSVPKLILIMSIVAIVKPSIFIVMVIIGLTSWTGIARFIRAELLKVRNLEFMEAANALGFSNFRSLLKHAIPNALSPVFIAIAFGIAAAILIESTLSFLGIGVSAETITWGKLLSIARSAPDAWWLAIFPGFAIFITVTIFNLIGEGLTDALDPRLKK